In one Brienomyrus brachyistius isolate T26 chromosome 7, BBRACH_0.4, whole genome shotgun sequence genomic region, the following are encoded:
- the fbxw5 gene encoding F-box/WD repeat-containing protein 5, with translation MASGPSLPDSLVLEIFLHLPHNAVLNAGLTCHQWLAVSRDEFLWRELFYTYYRIPRSVPRHPAAVSWYREFRRLFDCIPCVEVQTLKEHHDQVLHLAFSHRGHRFSSCSKDCTVKVWDAEQPDGSIRLVHSSSMREYNWGYTQFSQFNADDSLLLVSGVYLGPHHTSSGEIAVISLDNYTLLSRVRNKPYDVFGCWLNETHLISGNLHWIGNMTSCSVLWLNKAFQDVESENVNVVKRLFKIQNINASSIRTVMVAHCRRHDSPDLLLDYEAQSQARENGDRQGHQPLLFDLGSESEEDSDEDSPPGRHKQPPLREPSHMVFQGLHGTERRERQLEAEVARLMGKTHTRPPDPSLLSPSTPEEDDDKTYLLFTTGSLTYSPHQIGIKRIMPDQMTTCGPVLGEERSSEEFFDSLDHVIDIHGHIIGMGLSPDHRYLYVNSRAWPAGCVISDPMMPPPIAEEIDLHVIDLKSLREERRSLRAHRAFTPNDECFFIFLDVSRDFVASGAEDKHGYIWDRHYNICLARLRHEDVVNSVAFSPADQELLLSASDDSTIKVWRSPRMVRLAQGPPRPPRPQKLLSSWLERRSTDLAQLNGKP, from the exons ATGGCCAGCGGGCCATCTCTTCCAGACAGCCTGGTGCTGGAGATCTTCCTGCATCTGCCCCATAACGCGGTGCTGAATGCGGGGCTAACCTGTCACCAATGGCTGGCCGTGTCCCGGGATGAGTTCCTCTGGAGGGAGCTGTTTTACACCTACTACCGCATCCCACGCTCCGTGCCTCGGCATCCAG CGGCTGTTTCCTGGTACAGGGAGTTCAGGCGGCTCTTTGACTGCATTCCCTGTGTGGAGGTGCAGACCCTGAAGGAACATCATGACCAGGTTCTGCATCTGGCCTTCTCCCACCGCGGCCACCGCTTCTCCTCCTGCTCTAAGGACTGCACCGTTAAG GTTTGGGATGCCGAGCAGCCGGATGGTTCCATCCGCCTTGTGCACAGCTCCAGCATGCGGGAGTACAACTGGGGCTACACCCAGTTCTCCCAGTTCAATGCAGACGACAGTCTTCTGCTGGTGTCGGGAGTATATCTAGGCCCTCATCACACCTCCTCCGGGGAGATTGCCGTCATCAGCCTTG ATAACTACACACTCCTCTCCCGCGTCCGGAACAAACCGTATGATGTGTTCGGCTGCTGGCTGAACGAGACCCACCTCATCTCTGGGAACCTGCACTGGATTGGGAACATGACGTCCTGCTCCGTGCTGTGGCTCAACAAGGCCTTCCAG GATGTGGAGTCTGAGAACGTAAACGTGGTGAAACGCCTCTTCAAGATTCAGAACATCAACGCCAGTAGCATTCGCACAGTCATGGTGGCCCACTGTCGTCGTCACGACTCGCCAGACCTGCTCCTGGACTACGAGGCCCAGTCGCAGGCGCGGGAGAACGGTGACCGCCAGGGCCACCAGCCTCTGCTCTTCGACCTCGGCAGCGAAAGCGAGGAGGACAGTGACGAGGACAGCCCGCCGGGCCGGCACAAACAGCCCCCGCTCCGGGAGCCCAGCCACATGGTCTTCCAG GGCCTGCACGGCACTGAGCGGAGAGAGCGGCAGCTGGAGGCAGAAGTGGCCCGACTCATGGGGAAGACTCACACCCGCCCACCAGATCCCAGCCTCCTGTCCCCCTCTACCCCGGAGGAAGACGACGACAAGACCTACCTGCTCTTCACCACTGGCAGTCTTACCTACTCTCCTCACCAAATAG GCATCAAGCGCATCATGCCAGATCAGATGACCACGTGCGGACCCGTCCTGGGGGAGGAACGTAGCTCTGAGGAGTTCTTCGACTCTCTGGACCACGTGATTGACATTCATGGTCACATCATAGGCATGGGCCTCTCCCCTGATCACAG GTACCTGTATGTAAATAGCCGAGCGTGGCCAGCGGGCTGCGTCATCTCAGACCCCATGATGCCACCGCCCATTGCCGAGGAAATCGACCTACATGTGATTGACTTGAAGAGTCTGAGGGAGGAGAGGCGGAGCCTGAGGGCCCATCGCGCCTTCACGCCCAACGACGAGTGCTTCTTCATATTCCTCGATGTCAGCCGGGACTTTGTGGCCAG TGGTGCGGAGGACAAACACGGTTATATCTGGGATCGCCATTACAACATCTGCCTGGCGAGGCTGCGGCACGAGGATGTGGTGAACTCGGTGGCCTTCAGCCCAGCCGACCAGGAGCTGCTGCTGTCCGCCAGTGACGACTCTACCATCAAGGTGTGGCGCTCGCCTCGCATGGTGCGGCTGGCCCAGGGCCCACCACGGCCGCCCAGGCCCCAGAAACTGCTCTCCTCCTGGCTGGAGCGCAGGAGCACAGACTTGGCTCAATTGAATGGCAAGCCTTGA
- the traf2b gene encoding TNF receptor-associated factor 2: MTMASLAPALDIAAAGMPQQILSVPMQNKYQCQQCSGVLRKPVQAPCGHRFCAQCHKLLTSSGPKPCEACQAEEIFEAEISILKISNAFPDNAARREIEGLPASCPSEGCNWKGIVKDYEVQHEGKCKYERILCKACHQPVMRSDLERHSDRVCEERTLNCKYCKASFSFRDIKAHDEVCQKFPIQCKDCGKKKIPREKFPEHSRSCGKSKVSCPFSVLGCRTVVENEKQAEHEHSSISEHLRLLLDRLCQIQQLAEDPGEWQMDSGLGLYLAPEEKETPVSRVGQTTNLKQKTTALENIVCVLNREVERSSFTLEAFSRQHRLDQEKIENLANKIRQMEHTLTLRNIQLTETEQKVQELEFCTYDGVFVWKITDFARRRQEALAGRSPAMFSPAFFSSKYGYKMCLRLYLNGDGTGRGTHLSLFFVVMMGKYDALLKWPFSQKVTLMLLDQNNREHIIDAFRPDVNSSSFQRPTNDMNIASGCPLFCPLAKLAGKSSYLRDDTIFIKAIVDLTGL; the protein is encoded by the exons aTGACTATGGCATCTTTGGCTCCCGCTCTGGACATTGCAGCAGCAGGGATGCCGCAACAGATCCTGTCGGTGCCCATGCAGAATAAATACCAATGTCAGCAGTGCAGCGGCGTCCTCCGGAAGCCAGTTCAGGCCCCGTGTGGCCACAGATTCTGTGCTCAATGTCACAAGCTTCTCACCAG CTCGGGACCCAAGCCCTGTGAAGCATGTCAGGCGGAGGAGATTTTCGAAGCAGAGATATCCATCCTCAAGATCAGCAAC GCTTTTCCAGACAATGCGGCACGGAGAGAGATTGAAGGTCTACCCGCCAGCTGTCCCAGCGAAGGCTGTAATTGGAAAGGAATCGTGAAAGATTACGAG GTGCAGCATGAAGGAAAGTGTAAATATGAACGCATCCTGTGCAAAGCCTGTCACCAGCCAGTCATGCGCAGTGATCTGGAGCGGCACAGTGACAGGGTATGCGAGGAGAGGACCCTCAACTGCAAATACTGCAAAGCCTCCTTCAGTTTCCGTGACATCAAG GCTCATGACGAAGTATGTCAGAAATTCCCCATCCAATGCAAAGACTGCGGCAAAAAGAAGATCCCACGAGAAAAG TTTCCTGAACACAGTCGGTCCTGTGGGAAGTCCAAGGTTTCCTGTCCATTCAGTGTGCTGGGTTGCAGAACCGTT GTAGAGAATGAGAAGCAGGCTGAGCATGAGCATTCCAGCATCTCGGAGCACTTGCGCCTCCTGCTGGACCGATTATGCCAGATACAGCAACTGGCAGAGGATCCTGGGGAATGGCAGATGGACTCGGGACTGGGGCTGTATCTTGCGCCTGAGGAAAAGGAGACGCCAGTGAGTCGAGTGGGCCAGACCACCAACCTGAAGCAGAAGACGACAGCACTGGAGAACATTGTGTGTGTGCTCAACCGAGAAGTGGAGAGGAGCTCATTCACCTTGGAGGCGTTCTCCCGGCAACACCGGCTGGACCAGGAGAAGATCGAGAACCTCGCAAATAAG ATACGGCAGATGGAGCACACACtcactctgaggaacatccagCTGACCGAGACGGAGCAGAAGGTGCAGGAGCTCGAGTTCTGCACCTATGACGGCGTCTTCGTCTGGAAGATTACAGACTTTGCCCGGCGTCGCCAGGAAGCCTTGGCGGGTAGATCTCCTGCCATGTTCTCTCCAG CTTTCTTCTCCAGCAAGTACGGCTACAAGATGTGCTTGCGACTCTACCTGAACGGCGATGGCACAGGTCGTGGAACGCACCTCTCGCTGTTCTTTGTGGTAATGATGGGGAAATACGATGCCCTGCTCAAGTGGCCCTTCAGCCAGAAG GTGACACTGATGCTGCTGGATCAGAACAATCGCGAGCACATCATTGACGCCTTCCGACCCGACGTCAACTCCAGCTCCTTCCAGAGGCCCACCAACGACATGAACATCGCGAGCGGCTGCCCTCTCTTCTGCCCACTGGCCAAGCTGGCTGGCAAGAGCTCCTACTTGAGAGATGACACCATCTTCATCAAGGCCATCGTGGACCTCACAGGCCTCTAG